GAGCTCTTCCTGAAACGAATCGTTGTCCAGCACCTGCTTGAGCGACAGGAGCGGGATCAGGGATCCGCGGAAATCGATCATCCGGTTGCCGTGAATTTTGCGGATATGGCTTCGCTGCAGGATGCCGGTCTCGACGATCGAGGACAGCGGAATGGTGTATTTTTCCGATCCCAGTTTAATGAGCATCGCCGATATGATCGACAATGTCAGCGGCAGCTGAATGGAAAATTTCGTGCCCTGGCCGGGTACCGAGTCGACGCTAATATGGCCCCCGAGCGAAGAAATTTTGGACTTGACGACGTCGAGCCCGACGCCCCGCCCGGAAATGTCGGATATTTTGTCCGCCGTGCTGAATCCCGGTGCAAACAGCAGCATATTGATTTCATCTACGGTCAATTTGGCGGCTTCGCTTTCGGTGACGACACCGTTCTTGACCGCAATCTGTTTGACCTTCTCGCGATTGATTCCGCGGCCGTCGTCTTCGATTTCGATAAAGACGTGATTCCCGCTGTGAAAAGCCCGCAAATGCACGACGCCGGTTTCCGGTTTACCCGCCGCCGCCCGGTCCTGGGCCGGCTCGACTCCGTGGTCGAGCGAATTGCGGAGCAGATGAACGAGCGGATCGCCGATTTCGTCGATGACGGTGCGGTCCAGCTCGGTTTCCGCTCCGGTGATGACGAGCTCCACTTTCTTGTTTAGCGATTTTGCCAGGTCGCGCACCATCCGCGGAAACCGGTTGAATACCGACTCGACCGGCACCATGCGGAGCTTCAGGACGATATTTTGCAGATCGCCGCTCACGCGGGTCATATGCTCGACGGTTTCGGTCAAATCGCTGCGGCGCACTTCGCTCGCCAGCTGCTCCAGCCTGACGCGGTCGATCAGCAGCTCGCTGAACAGGTTCATGAGCGCGTCCAGGCGCTCGATATCGACGCGGATCGTGCGCGGCACGCTGCCCGCAGCTGCAGCCGGCGCCGCGGACGCCGCCGCCGTTTGCGCGCGGGAAGCGCCGGCCGCCGAAGAAGCCTCCTGCGGGACTTCGGGAGCCGGCGCAGCCGGCACGGCAGCGACGGCGGGAGGCGGCGAGGCGGCCGGCGCCGCTCCTACCTGCAGCAGCGTCTCGCGGTCCAGCACCGAAACCTCGGCGCTTTCGATTTCCGAAACCGTTTCGATACCCTTTCGCAGCTCGTCCTCTCCCATGCTCGAGATGGTAAAAACGGTAAATGAGCGGTCGAATTTTTCCTGCTCGATGTCCTGCACGCTCGGATGCGATTTCACCACTTCGCCGCTTCGCTCCAGAAAATCGAATACCATGTATGCCCGCGCCGCCTTCAGCAGGCAATCCTCCCGGATCGTGACGACCGCATGGAATACGGAAAGCCCGGCTTCGATGGATTGCAGCAGCACCGAGGTTTGGAATTCGTCGAGCGCGGTACGGGATTCGCCTTGGACGCCGGAGGCCCCGGCGGACTGGGAAGCCTGTCCGGAGGCGCCATAGTCGCCTTTGACGATAGCCTTCAAATTCGCTACGATCGCCGTAACATCGGCCTTTCCCGAGCCGCCGTTCACGATGTCCTGCACCATCGACTCGAGCGCGTCCAGACTTTTGAACAGCGTATCGAATATAAAACCGTCCATCGCGAGCTTCTGGTTGCGAACGAGATCGAGCACGTTTTCCATTTCATGCGTCAGCGAAGCCAGATCCTCGAACCCCATGGTCGCCGACATCCCCTTCAAGGTATGCGCCGATCGAAAAATGACCTGAACGATGCCGACATCCTCCGGGCTGCTTTCCAGCCGGAGCAGATTCTCGTTCAGCGATTGCAGATGATCGTTCGATTCGTCGATAAACATCGACAAATACGCGTTCATATCCAAGTACATGCACCTCCTGTTGAATGAATCGCGGGCCGGTCAAACGGCACGGCTTGCGTTACGAAGTGATGGCTCCGGCAAGCGCCGAAGCGATGCGGGGAAGCGGTACGATTCGAAACGCGGCGCCGGCTTCGACGGCCGCACGGGGCATCCCGTAAACGACGCACGTTTCTTCCGCTTCGGCGATGGCGCTTGCCCCGCCGCTGTCGTTCAGCGCCTTCATCCCCTTTACCCCGTCGCTTCCCATTCCCGTCATGATGACCGAATGCCTGCGCAGCTCCGCATAAGGGACACACGACTCGAACAGGACGTCGACCGACGGACGGTGGCCGCCTACGGGCGGATCCAAAGTCAATTGGATGAAGTAGCCCCGCTCGTCCTTGGCGAGCTTCATATGATACCCTCCGGGCGCGAGATAGGCGACGCCGGCGTGAACCCGCTGACCGTCGGCCGCTTCCACGACGGTCAGCTCGCTGAATGCGTCGAGCCGCTGCGCAAGCGAGCGGGTAAATTTCGGGGGCATGTGCTGGACGATCAGCACGGGAGCGGGCAAATGGCCGGGCAGCGAGCTCATGACCTCGAGCAGCGCTCTCGGCCCGCCCGTTGACGTGCCGATCAAAATCAGATCCCGGAACGTCCCGGACGGCTTCGCTTTGCCGGACCGCCTCGGCGGATCGGCTGCGGCGTCTCCGGCCGGCGCCAATCCAACCGGCGCCGACGATTCGCGGTCTTGTTCGCCTGCCGGATTATGCGCTATAATGCCGGCCGGTCGCGCAATCGAACCGCGCATGGCCGAAGGTCCGTCCCCTGCGGCGCCGATCCGGCCGTCCGGCAGGTTGTCCGTGCCGCCCGCGCGCCTGCCTCCTTTGCCTGACGGCTTCGGCCTTCTGCCGCCGGCGGCTTTTCCCGGCCGTTCCAGCACCGAACGTGAGTCGTCCGTCTTTGCCGGGTCCGTCTGCCGCAGGACGACCGTACGTCTCGTCAGGACGGCGATCCGCATCTTTTCCAGCAGCTGCTCGCCGACGGTTTCGATATCGGGCGAAGACGCCCCCGCCGGTTTGCGAATAAAATCGAACGCTCCGCTTTGCAGCGCGTTGATCGTATCTCTGGCTCCGTCGTCGCTGACGGCCGAAACCATGATGACGGGCGTCGGGCAGCTGCGCATAATTTGCTTCATCGCTTCCAAGCCGTTCATTTCCGGCATTTCGAGATCCATGGTGATGACGTCCGGCTTGTGGAGCCGGACAGCTTCGACGGCCTCGCTGCCGTTCGCAGCGGTCGCCGCAACCACGAATTCCGAATCCCTGGCAATCAGATCGCAAAATACTTTGCGCATAAACGCGGAATCGTCTACGACAAGTACGCGGTAAGCTTGCATGCGCTCGCATTCGCCTCCTCTCACAGGATTACTTCAACCGCCTGAACATGTGATGTAAAAATCCTTTGACGCCGCCTGTGCCGGAAACCGCTTGAGCCGGTACCTCCGCAAAGCTTCGGGCAATCGCCATCATCGACCGGGAAGCGTTCGATCCGGGAAAAGCGAGCGTGAACGGCACCTGCTTTTTGACGGCCTTCGGCACGCACGGGTCGTCGGGCAGCATGCCGAGCACCGGCAGCTCGAGATTCAGAAACCGCTGCGCGACCAGCCCGATTTTGTCCGCCGCCGCCTTCCCTTCGCGGTCGTCGGCCGCACGGTTCACGACAAGCCTGAACCGGATATCGCGTTCCGCCGCACGCACCATTTTAATCAGGGCATAAGCATCCGTAATCGAAGTGGGCTCCGGCGTCGTCACGACAAGCGTTTCCTCGGCGGCGGCGATAAACTTGACCGTTTCCTTGGACAAGCCGGCTCCCGTATCGAATAAAATGACGTCGTATTCTCCTTGCAGCATGCCGATCTGCTCCTCGAAATCGTCCAGCTGAGCCGGCGTCAAGTCCAGCAAATCCAGCAATCCCGAACCGCCCGCGATAAAATGAATGCCCTGCGGCCCTTCGTGGATAATATCCCGGATCGTTTTCTGCCGCTTCACCAGGTGGTACAGGCTGTACGGCGCCCGGATCCCCATCAGCACGTCGATGTTCGCCATGCCGATATCGGCGTCGAAGATCAGCGTCCTGAGCCCCAGCTGCTGCAAAGCAAGCGAGAAGTTGAGCGTGAAATTCGACTTGCCGACCCCGCCCTTGCCGCTCGTCACCGTCACGATGCGCGTATTTTTCCCGGCGGCTCCGCTGTCGCGGCTCCGAACCATGCGCCGCAGCGCCTCCGCTTGGTCGTTCATGACGGCACGCCCCCCAGCAGCTGCCGGATATAAGCATCGGCCCGGAACGGGGCGATATCGTCGGGAACCGTTTGGCCGCAGGCGATATATTCCGTCCTAAAGCCGAATTCGAGCGCCAGATTCAGGACGGCGCCGACCGCGCTCGTCTCGTCCTGCTTCGTGAACACGACGCGCCGCACGCCGTATTTGGCAAAATGCCCGGCCACCGTCGCCATGTCCGCGTATTTGCCGGTCAGGCTGAGCACGAGAAACGTTTCCGCAGCGACGCCCGACTGCAGCAGGCTGTTCACCTCCGACACGAACAGCTCGTTACGGTAATTCCGCCCCGCCGTATCCATAAAAATAAGCTCGCGGTCGCTCAGCTGCTTATAGGCTCTGGCCACTTCGGAAGGCGAAAATACGACCTCGAGCGGCACGTTCAAAATGGTCGCGTAAGTCCGCAGCTGATCGACGGCGGCGATCCGGTAAGTATCGGAGGTAATCAAACCGACCCTGCGCCCCGCCTTCAGCGTCTGCTCCGCCGCCAGCTTGGCGATCGTCGTCGTCTTCCCGACGCCGGTCGGCCCGACGAAATGGACGATGCGGGTATCCGGCCGTATCCCTTCCCCCTGGGTGCCGGACAGCCATTCGTGCAGCGTCCGGCCGGCGGCACGCCAGACGGTATCGCCGTCCGGGTCGTCCTCGTTCACCTGCTCCGTGACGGCGGCAAGCAGCTTGTCGATCCAATCCTCGGCGACATCCTGCCCGCTAAGCCGCTCGGCCAGCGCCTGAACGGCCTTGGGCCGCGTTTCCGCCAGCCGCTGCCTGGACAGCTGCCTGATCCACAGCTTCATGTCGCGGATTTCGCTCAGCAGCTCCTCCTCCGGCGCGGTTTTCGGCCCGGACGGCGGAGGCGTTTCGCCGGCTGGGACAGCTGCAACGCCGCTAAGCGGATGCTCACGTTTCTCACCGGCACGCACCTGTTCCGGCTGCCGAACGGCTGCGGCGTGAGCGGCGATCGCCAAAGCCGCTCCCGCCGCCGATCCGGTTCCGGCGGCGGCGCCTGCGGCAGCGGAAGCTCGAGGCGCCGCTTGCGGATGGATGGCCTGCGGCTTGGCCGCCGGCCCGGTCTCGACCGCGGCGATCACTTCCATTTTTCGCTTGCCGAACATGCCG
This genomic window from Paenibacillus humicola contains:
- a CDS encoding chemotaxis protein CheA; amino-acid sequence: MDMNAYLSMFIDESNDHLQSLNENLLRLESSPEDVGIVQVIFRSAHTLKGMSATMGFEDLASLTHEMENVLDLVRNQKLAMDGFIFDTLFKSLDALESMVQDIVNGGSGKADVTAIVANLKAIVKGDYGASGQASQSAGASGVQGESRTALDEFQTSVLLQSIEAGLSVFHAVVTIREDCLLKAARAYMVFDFLERSGEVVKSHPSVQDIEQEKFDRSFTVFTISSMGEDELRKGIETVSEIESAEVSVLDRETLLQVGAAPAASPPPAVAAVPAAPAPEVPQEASSAAGASRAQTAAASAAPAAAAGSVPRTIRVDIERLDALMNLFSELLIDRVRLEQLASEVRRSDLTETVEHMTRVSGDLQNIVLKLRMVPVESVFNRFPRMVRDLAKSLNKKVELVITGAETELDRTVIDEIGDPLVHLLRNSLDHGVEPAQDRAAAGKPETGVVHLRAFHSGNHVFIEIEDDGRGINREKVKQIAVKNGVVTESEAAKLTVDEINMLLFAPGFSTADKISDISGRGVGLDVVKSKISSLGGHISVDSVPGQGTKFSIQLPLTLSIISAMLIKLGSEKYTIPLSSIVETGILQRSHIRKIHGNRMIDFRGSLIPLLSLKQVLDNDSFQEELETETEIVVIRKGDKLGAVTVDEFIGQSDIVLKTLGGYLTNIQAISGAAILGDGQVALIVDPNALIK
- a CDS encoding protein-glutamate methylesterase/protein-glutamine glutaminase, whose protein sequence is MQAYRVLVVDDSAFMRKVFCDLIARDSEFVVAATAANGSEAVEAVRLHKPDVITMDLEMPEMNGLEAMKQIMRSCPTPVIMVSAVSDDGARDTINALQSGAFDFIRKPAGASSPDIETVGEQLLEKMRIAVLTRRTVVLRQTDPAKTDDSRSVLERPGKAAGGRRPKPSGKGGRRAGGTDNLPDGRIGAAGDGPSAMRGSIARPAGIIAHNPAGEQDRESSAPVGLAPAGDAAADPPRRSGKAKPSGTFRDLILIGTSTGGPRALLEVMSSLPGHLPAPVLIVQHMPPKFTRSLAQRLDAFSELTVVEAADGQRVHAGVAYLAPGGYHMKLAKDERGYFIQLTLDPPVGGHRPSVDVLFESCVPYAELRRHSVIMTGMGSDGVKGMKALNDSGGASAIAEAEETCVVYGMPRAAVEAGAAFRIVPLPRIASALAGAITS
- a CDS encoding MinD/ParA family protein, giving the protein MNDQAEALRRMVRSRDSGAAGKNTRIVTVTSGKGGVGKSNFTLNFSLALQQLGLRTLIFDADIGMANIDVLMGIRAPYSLYHLVKRQKTIRDIIHEGPQGIHFIAGGSGLLDLLDLTPAQLDDFEEQIGMLQGEYDVILFDTGAGLSKETVKFIAAAEETLVVTTPEPTSITDAYALIKMVRAAERDIRFRLVVNRAADDREGKAAADKIGLVAQRFLNLELPVLGMLPDDPCVPKAVKKQVPFTLAFPGSNASRSMMAIARSFAEVPAQAVSGTGGVKGFLHHMFRRLK
- the flhF gene encoding flagellar biosynthesis protein FlhF; translation: MKVKRFVVTALPEALPMIRGELGADAVILNTKEIRVGGFLGMFGKRKMEVIAAVETGPAAKPQAIHPQAAPRASAAAGAAAGTGSAAGAALAIAAHAAAVRQPEQVRAGEKREHPLSGVAAVPAGETPPPSGPKTAPEEELLSEIRDMKLWIRQLSRQRLAETRPKAVQALAERLSGQDVAEDWIDKLLAAVTEQVNEDDPDGDTVWRAAGRTLHEWLSGTQGEGIRPDTRIVHFVGPTGVGKTTTIAKLAAEQTLKAGRRVGLITSDTYRIAAVDQLRTYATILNVPLEVVFSPSEVARAYKQLSDRELIFMDTAGRNYRNELFVSEVNSLLQSGVAAETFLVLSLTGKYADMATVAGHFAKYGVRRVVFTKQDETSAVGAVLNLALEFGFRTEYIACGQTVPDDIAPFRADAYIRQLLGGVPS